A region from the Triticum urartu cultivar G1812 chromosome 1, Tu2.1, whole genome shotgun sequence genome encodes:
- the LOC125508749 gene encoding endoribonuclease Dicer homolog 3b-like isoform X1 has protein sequence MAMADDDDGPLPPPPPPPPPRRPHRQLQPRRYQVEVFEAALQGNTIAVLDTGSGKTMVAVLLARHHVGRVRAGEVPRRIVFFLAPTVHLVHQQFEVIREYTDLDAAECYGASGVGDWSTDRWNKEVGSKEIAVMTPQILLDALRHAFVTMSAVSLLIFDECHRACGNHPYTRIMKEFYLGSQWRPAVFGMTASPVATKGTCTVQDCEAHIGQLELTLDAKVTSASSTSFTLNFIEPLEMVSIPYMPFQVYIIKDRSELESFSPPATIVHEYYDAYSIDFEDLKSKLQILYEEYDALLASLQESSPNKFEDTNNILETSRKTLFRYHEKIFYGLNYLGPIITAEVVKIYNESIKTLGDSEDFLFSKASFSLHVAYFKEALDLIEEVLPHGYGELMKSESGSAELIKRGYISSKVDALINIFKSFGSSNEVLCLIFVDRIMTAKAVERFMRGIVSFSSFSISYLTGGSTSKDSLSPAVQRYTLDLFRSGKVNLLFTTDVTEEGIDVPNCSCVIRFDLPRTVCSYVQSRGRARRSSSNYVLMIERGNMDQQEQIFRIIRTEYYIKHFALYRHKNPNVSSSEWPMQDKYAYYVDSTGATITAECCVDLIRKYCEKLPKDRYYMPKPSFAVAIEDGSYQCTLTLPPNAAFQRIVGPLCSTSNLAKQLVSLDACKKLHQLGELNDHLLPFTEEPIEIDVALRDGKFLSGPGTTKRKELHGTRNVLALSGSWIHESESVTLNAYRFDFLCDQEGENYAGFVLLMESALDDDVACSKMDLFLIPNKMVYTTVTPCGKVQLDKKQLRDGKLFQEFFFNGIFGRLFHGSRTSGVQREFLFRKGHEIQWSSESMYLLLPLRHSPHIQQDLNIYWEAVESCTQAVEQLRNLYLEDENIRANFIQHRSIKEKDIIHLANKSLHFSSIKDSVVLSLHTGRIYSVLDLIYDTTAEDSFEEMYNGKASPFSSFMDYYREKYGIVIQHPKQPLLLLKQSHNAHNLLFSKSKYIDGSTGDPLLMGKEQIHARVPPELLIHIDVTIEVLKSFYLLPSVMHRLQSLMLASQLRRDIGYTQHIPSYLILEAITTLRCCETFSLERLELLGDSVLKYVIGCDLFLRYPMKHEGHLSDMRSNAVCNATLHKHGIWRSLQGYVRDSAFDPRRWVAPGQISLRPFPCNCGIETAFVPTNGRYISDDPSFVVGKPCDRAHRWMCSKAISDCVEALVGAYYVGGGIVAALWVMKWFGIEIKCDRKLVQEVKLNASYICYLPKISVIEELEAKLKYNFSVKGLLLEAITHPSLQELGVDYCYQRLEFLGDSVLDLLITRYLYVTHTDVDPGELTDLRSALVSNENFAEVVLRNNIHSHLQHGSGILLEQITEYVRSNLECQGKVNKFLQHATCKVPKVLGDIMESIAGAIFVDTDFNVDVVWKIVEPLLSPMITPDNLALPPYRELLELCSHLGYFINSKCSSKGEEVSIEMSVQLRDELLIAQGQDRNKKSAKAKAAARILADLKKRGLSMKQCPSKAKQSGIISSDQQYPLASLESPLDYCQVNVNPSLGGLPSLKEAVVLRLKMDKGGPRSALFKLCKRLQWPMPEFEFVEQRFRTPIVLDGVTTTNFNSFVSTITLHIPDVAAITLQGERRTDKKSSQDSASLTMLHKLQELKVCICKT, from the exons ATGGCCATggccgacgacgacgacggccccctgcccccgcctccgccgccgccgccgcctcgccgcccccaCAGGCAGCTCCAGCCGAGGAG GTACCAGGTGGAGGTGTTCGAGGCGGCGCTGCAGGGGAACACCATCGCGGTGCTCGACACCGGCTCCGGGAAGACCATGGTCGCCGTCCTGCTCGCGCGCCACCACGTGGGCCGCGTGCGCGCCGGGGAGGTGCCCCGCCGGATCGTCTTCTTCCTCGCGCCCACCGTGCACCTCGTCCACCAG CAATTCGAGGTGATTCGGGAGTACACAGACCTCGACGCCGCGGAGTGCTACGGAGCTTCGGGGGTCGGCGACTGGAGTACAGACCGCTGGAACAAGGAAGTTGGGAGCAAGGAG ATTGCTGTTATGACGCCCCAGATATTGTTGGATGCCCTGAGGCATGCCTTTGTAACAATGAGTGCAGTGAGCCTGCTAATATTTGATGAATGCCATCGTGCCTGTGGAAACCACCCATATACACGAATAATGAAG GAATTTTACCTTGGTTCTCAGTGGAGGCCAGCTGTATTTGGAATGACAGCATCTCCTGTTGCTACTAAAG GCACTTGCACGGTACAAGATTGTGAAGCACACATTGGTCAACTTGAACTTACATTGGATGCAAAGGTTACCTCAGCATCCTCAACTTCTTTCACTTTGAATTTCATTGAGCCTTTGGAAATGGTCTCCATACCTTACATGCCATTCCAGGTATATATCATAAAAGATCGTAGTGAACTTGAGAGCTTTTCCCCTCCTGCAACAATTGTGCACGAATACTATGATGCTTACTCGATTGATTTCGAAGATCTGAAATCGAAGCTCCAGATATTGTATGAAGAG TATGATGCTTTGTTGGCTAGTCTGCAAGAATCGTCACCAAATAAATTTGAAGACACGAATAACATATTAGAGACATCAAGAAAGACCTTGTTCAGATACCATGAGAAGATATTTTATGGCCTAAATTATCTTGGTCCAATCATCACCGCTGAG GTAGTGAAGATATATAATGAAAGCATTAAGACACTGGGTGATTCTGAAGATTTTCTCTTCTCGAAAGCTAGCTTCAGCCTGCATGTAGCTTATTTTAAAGAAGCTTTAGATTTAATTGAGGAAGTATTGCCACATG GTTATGGTGAACTAATGAAATCAGAATCTGGTTCTGCGGAATTAATTAAAAGGGGGTATATTTCTTCAAAAGTGGATGCTCTAATCAACATTTTTAAATCATTTGG GTCATCAAACGAAGTGCTTTGCCTAATTTTTGTAGATAGAATTATGACAGCTAAAGCTGTTGAGAGGTTCATGAGAGGAATTGTTAGTTTCTCTAGTTTTTCAATTTCTTACTTGACTGGAGGGAGTACATCAAAAGATTCTCTGAGCCCAGCAGTGCAGAGATATACTTTAGACTTGTTCCGATCTGGAAAG GTGAACTTGCTTTTCACCACAGATGTAACTGAAGAGGGTATTGATGTACCTAACTGTTCTTGTGTCATACGCTTCGACCTGCCCAGAACTGTTTGTAGCTACGTTCAATCTCGTGGTCGTGCCAGAAGGAGCAGCTCAAATTATGTTCTTATGATTGAGAG GGGAAACATGGATCAGCAGGAACAAATATTCCGCATAATACGGACTGAGTACTATATTAAACACTTCGCTCTGTATAGGCACAAAAACCCCAATGTTTCATCCTCTGAGTGGCCTATGCAAGATAAGTATGCATACTATGTTGATTCAACAGGAGCAACTATAACTGCAGAGTGCTGTGTTGATCTGATCCGTAAATATTGTGAGAAACTTCCTAAAGATAG GTATTACATGCCAAAGCCTTCCTTTGCGGTGGCTATCGAAGATGGATCATACCAATGCACCTTGACTTTGCCTCCAAATGCGGCGTTTCAAAGGATAGTTGGCCCTTTATGCAGTACAAGTAATTTAGCCAAGCAGCTTGTATCCCTAGATGCGTGCAAGAAATTGCATCAGCTAGGAGAACTCAACGATCATCTTCTACCCTTCACCGAAGAACCTATTGAAATTGATGTTGCTTTAAGAGATGGGAAATTCCTTTCTGGACCAG GAACGACCAAAAGAAAGGAGCTCCATGGAACAAGAAATGTTCTTGCCCTGTCAGGATCGTGGATTCATGAAAGTGAAAGTGTCACATTGAATGCTTATAGATTCGATTTTCTTTGTGACCAAGAGGGTGAAAACTATGCTGGGTTTGTTCTCTTAATGGAATCAGCACTTGATGATGATGTAGCTTGTTCTAAAATGGATCTATTCCTGATCCCTAATAAAATGGTGTACACCACCGTAACTCCGTGTGGAAAAGTTCAACTGGACAAAAAACAG CTACGTGACGGGAAGTTGTTCCAAGAATTCTTTTTCAATGGAATATTTGGTAGATTATTTCATGGATCTCGAACAAGTGGAGTGCAAAGGGAATTTCTTTTCAGAAAAGGTCATGAAATACAATGGAGCTCAGAGAGCATGTACTTACTTTTACCTTTGAGGCACTCACCACACATCCAGCAAGATTTAAACATATACTGGGAGGCAGTTGAATCCTGCACCCAGGCGGTGGAGCAGTTGAGAAATTTGTATCTGGAAGATGAAAATATCCGTGCAAATTTTATTCAACATAGAAGTATCAAGGAGAAAGACATTATTCATCTGGCCAACAAATCTCTTCATTTTTCTAGCATCAAAGATTCAGTTGTGCTATCGCTTCATACTGGAAGGATATACTCTGTTCTTGACTTGATCTATGACACAACTGCTGAAGACTCGTTTGAAGAGATGTATAATGGAAAAGCTTCACCGTTTTCTTCATTCATGGACTACTACCGTGAAAA GTATGGTATTGTTATTcaacatccaaaacaaccgttgtTGCTGTTAAAGCAAAGCCACAATGCACACAATCTTCTTTTTTCAAAATCGAAGTACATAG ATGGTTCTACGGGTGATCCTTTGCTCATGGGAAAAGAGCAAATACACGCCCGGGTCCCACCTGAATTGTTAATCCACATTGATGTGACAATTGAAGTTCTCAAATCTTTTTATTTATTGCCTTCTGTAATGCATCGACTTCAgtctctcatgctagccagccAGCTCCGCAGAGATATTGGTTACACTCAACATATACCAAGTTACCTG ATTTTGGAAGCTATCACAACTTTAAGGTGCTGCGAAACATTTTCCCTGGAGCGTTTAGAATTATTGGGAGACTCAGTACTAAAATATGTGATAGGATGTGACCTGTTTTTAAGGTATCCTATGAAACATGAAGGTCATCTTTCTGATATGAGATCAAATGCTGTCTGCAATGCTACGCTTCATAAGCACGGAATCTGGCGATCCTTGCAG GGTTACGTGCGGGATAGTGCATTTGACCCACGGCGTTGGGTTGCTCCTGGGCAGATATCTTTGCGCCCTTTTCCTTGTAACTGCGGAATTGAGACTGCATTTGTTCCAACTAATGGAAGGTATATCAGCGACGACCCATCTTTTGTCGTTGGAAAACCATGTGATAGAGCTCACAGATGGATGTGCTCGAAAGCAATATCTGATTGTGTTGAAGCCCTAGTTGGAGCATATTATGTCGGTGGTGGCATAGTTGCTGCACTTTGGGTTATGAAGTGGTTCGGTATTGAAATAAAATGCGATAGGAAGTTGGTACAGGAAGTAAAGCTCAACGCATCTTATATATGCTACTTACCTAAAATAAGTGTTATTGAGGAGTTGGAAGCAAAACTGAAGTACAACTTCTCAGTCAAGGGCCTTCTACTGGAAGCCATAACTCATCCATCTCTGCAGGAATTAGGGGTTGACTACTGTTACCAG CGTCTGGAATTTCTGGGTGATTCTGTGCTGGATCTACTAATTACACGCTATCTCTATGTTACCCATACTGATGTTGATCCTGGAGAATTGACAGACTTACGTTCCGCTTTGGTTAGTAATGAGAATTTTGCAGAAGTAGTTTTAAGAAATAACATTCACAGTCATCTACAGCATGGGTCTGGAATACTTTTGGAGCAAATCACAGAATATGTTAGATCCAATTTGGAGTGCCAAGGGAAGGTTAATAAATTCCTTCAACATGCTACATGTAAAGTACCTAAG GTGCTTGGAGACATTATGGAAAGCATTGCCGGTGCAATATTTGTAGACACAGATTTTAATGTTGATGTGGTTTGGAAGATTGTTGAACCGTTGCTTTCCCCAATGATAACCCCTGATAATCTTGCATTGCCACCTTATCGCGAGTTGTTAGAGCTGTGTAGTCACCTTGGTTATTTCATAAATTCAAAATGCAGTAGTAAAGGAGAAGAAGTAAGTATAGAGATGTCAGTGCAATTACGAGATGAACTGCTGATAGCGCAAGGACAAGACAGAAATAAGAAGAGTGCAAAGGCAAAAGCAGCAGCTCGTATATTGGCAGATCTGAAG AAAAGAGGCCTTTCAATGAAACAATGTCCTTCTAAAGCTAAGCAGTCGGGTATTATATCTTCGGACCAGCAGTATCCTTTGGCAAGT TTGGAATCACCACTTGATTATTGTCAGGTGAATGTCAATCCTAGCCTAGGAGGCCTTCCCTCACTGAAAGAAGCAG TTGTTCTTCGGCTCAAAATGGACAAAGGTGGACCACGAAGTGCTCTTTTTAAGCTATGCAAGAGGTTGCAGTGGCCAATGCCAGAATTCGAATTTGTGGAACAAAGGTTCAG GACTCCTATTGTTCTGGACGGGGTAACCACAACGAACTTCAATAGCTTCGTGTCAACCATCACCTTGCACATACCTGATGTAGCAGCCATTACACTTCAAGGTGAGCGGCGAACTGACAAAAAGAGTTCCCAGGATTCAGCATCGCTGACAATGCTCCACAAGCTTCAAGAGCTCAAGGTCTGTATATGCAAGACTTAG
- the LOC125508749 gene encoding endoribonuclease Dicer homolog 3b-like isoform X2 encodes MAMADDDDGPLPPPPPPPPPRRPHRQLQPRRYQVEVFEAALQGNTIAVLDTGSGKTMVAVLLARHHVGRVRAGEVPRRIVFFLAPTVHLVHQQFEVIREYTDLDAAECYGASGVGDWSTDRWNKEVGSKEIAVMTPQILLDALRHAFVTMSAVSLLIFDECHRACGNHPYTRIMKEFYLGSQWRPAVFGMTASPVATKGTCTVQDCEAHIGQLELTLDAKVYIIKDRSELESFSPPATIVHEYYDAYSIDFEDLKSKLQILYEEYDALLASLQESSPNKFEDTNNILETSRKTLFRYHEKIFYGLNYLGPIITAEVVKIYNESIKTLGDSEDFLFSKASFSLHVAYFKEALDLIEEVLPHGYGELMKSESGSAELIKRGYISSKVDALINIFKSFGSSNEVLCLIFVDRIMTAKAVERFMRGIVSFSSFSISYLTGGSTSKDSLSPAVQRYTLDLFRSGKVNLLFTTDVTEEGIDVPNCSCVIRFDLPRTVCSYVQSRGRARRSSSNYVLMIERGNMDQQEQIFRIIRTEYYIKHFALYRHKNPNVSSSEWPMQDKYAYYVDSTGATITAECCVDLIRKYCEKLPKDRYYMPKPSFAVAIEDGSYQCTLTLPPNAAFQRIVGPLCSTSNLAKQLVSLDACKKLHQLGELNDHLLPFTEEPIEIDVALRDGKFLSGPGTTKRKELHGTRNVLALSGSWIHESESVTLNAYRFDFLCDQEGENYAGFVLLMESALDDDVACSKMDLFLIPNKMVYTTVTPCGKVQLDKKQLRDGKLFQEFFFNGIFGRLFHGSRTSGVQREFLFRKGHEIQWSSESMYLLLPLRHSPHIQQDLNIYWEAVESCTQAVEQLRNLYLEDENIRANFIQHRSIKEKDIIHLANKSLHFSSIKDSVVLSLHTGRIYSVLDLIYDTTAEDSFEEMYNGKASPFSSFMDYYREKYGIVIQHPKQPLLLLKQSHNAHNLLFSKSKYIDGSTGDPLLMGKEQIHARVPPELLIHIDVTIEVLKSFYLLPSVMHRLQSLMLASQLRRDIGYTQHIPSYLILEAITTLRCCETFSLERLELLGDSVLKYVIGCDLFLRYPMKHEGHLSDMRSNAVCNATLHKHGIWRSLQGYVRDSAFDPRRWVAPGQISLRPFPCNCGIETAFVPTNGRYISDDPSFVVGKPCDRAHRWMCSKAISDCVEALVGAYYVGGGIVAALWVMKWFGIEIKCDRKLVQEVKLNASYICYLPKISVIEELEAKLKYNFSVKGLLLEAITHPSLQELGVDYCYQRLEFLGDSVLDLLITRYLYVTHTDVDPGELTDLRSALVSNENFAEVVLRNNIHSHLQHGSGILLEQITEYVRSNLECQGKVNKFLQHATCKVPKVLGDIMESIAGAIFVDTDFNVDVVWKIVEPLLSPMITPDNLALPPYRELLELCSHLGYFINSKCSSKGEEVSIEMSVQLRDELLIAQGQDRNKKSAKAKAAARILADLKKRGLSMKQCPSKAKQSGIISSDQQYPLASLESPLDYCQVNVNPSLGGLPSLKEAVVLRLKMDKGGPRSALFKLCKRLQWPMPEFEFVEQRFRTPIVLDGVTTTNFNSFVSTITLHIPDVAAITLQGERRTDKKSSQDSASLTMLHKLQELKVCICKT; translated from the exons ATGGCCATggccgacgacgacgacggccccctgcccccgcctccgccgccgccgccgcctcgccgcccccaCAGGCAGCTCCAGCCGAGGAG GTACCAGGTGGAGGTGTTCGAGGCGGCGCTGCAGGGGAACACCATCGCGGTGCTCGACACCGGCTCCGGGAAGACCATGGTCGCCGTCCTGCTCGCGCGCCACCACGTGGGCCGCGTGCGCGCCGGGGAGGTGCCCCGCCGGATCGTCTTCTTCCTCGCGCCCACCGTGCACCTCGTCCACCAG CAATTCGAGGTGATTCGGGAGTACACAGACCTCGACGCCGCGGAGTGCTACGGAGCTTCGGGGGTCGGCGACTGGAGTACAGACCGCTGGAACAAGGAAGTTGGGAGCAAGGAG ATTGCTGTTATGACGCCCCAGATATTGTTGGATGCCCTGAGGCATGCCTTTGTAACAATGAGTGCAGTGAGCCTGCTAATATTTGATGAATGCCATCGTGCCTGTGGAAACCACCCATATACACGAATAATGAAG GAATTTTACCTTGGTTCTCAGTGGAGGCCAGCTGTATTTGGAATGACAGCATCTCCTGTTGCTACTAAAG GCACTTGCACGGTACAAGATTGTGAAGCACACATTGGTCAACTTGAACTTACATTGGATGCAAAG GTATATATCATAAAAGATCGTAGTGAACTTGAGAGCTTTTCCCCTCCTGCAACAATTGTGCACGAATACTATGATGCTTACTCGATTGATTTCGAAGATCTGAAATCGAAGCTCCAGATATTGTATGAAGAG TATGATGCTTTGTTGGCTAGTCTGCAAGAATCGTCACCAAATAAATTTGAAGACACGAATAACATATTAGAGACATCAAGAAAGACCTTGTTCAGATACCATGAGAAGATATTTTATGGCCTAAATTATCTTGGTCCAATCATCACCGCTGAG GTAGTGAAGATATATAATGAAAGCATTAAGACACTGGGTGATTCTGAAGATTTTCTCTTCTCGAAAGCTAGCTTCAGCCTGCATGTAGCTTATTTTAAAGAAGCTTTAGATTTAATTGAGGAAGTATTGCCACATG GTTATGGTGAACTAATGAAATCAGAATCTGGTTCTGCGGAATTAATTAAAAGGGGGTATATTTCTTCAAAAGTGGATGCTCTAATCAACATTTTTAAATCATTTGG GTCATCAAACGAAGTGCTTTGCCTAATTTTTGTAGATAGAATTATGACAGCTAAAGCTGTTGAGAGGTTCATGAGAGGAATTGTTAGTTTCTCTAGTTTTTCAATTTCTTACTTGACTGGAGGGAGTACATCAAAAGATTCTCTGAGCCCAGCAGTGCAGAGATATACTTTAGACTTGTTCCGATCTGGAAAG GTGAACTTGCTTTTCACCACAGATGTAACTGAAGAGGGTATTGATGTACCTAACTGTTCTTGTGTCATACGCTTCGACCTGCCCAGAACTGTTTGTAGCTACGTTCAATCTCGTGGTCGTGCCAGAAGGAGCAGCTCAAATTATGTTCTTATGATTGAGAG GGGAAACATGGATCAGCAGGAACAAATATTCCGCATAATACGGACTGAGTACTATATTAAACACTTCGCTCTGTATAGGCACAAAAACCCCAATGTTTCATCCTCTGAGTGGCCTATGCAAGATAAGTATGCATACTATGTTGATTCAACAGGAGCAACTATAACTGCAGAGTGCTGTGTTGATCTGATCCGTAAATATTGTGAGAAACTTCCTAAAGATAG GTATTACATGCCAAAGCCTTCCTTTGCGGTGGCTATCGAAGATGGATCATACCAATGCACCTTGACTTTGCCTCCAAATGCGGCGTTTCAAAGGATAGTTGGCCCTTTATGCAGTACAAGTAATTTAGCCAAGCAGCTTGTATCCCTAGATGCGTGCAAGAAATTGCATCAGCTAGGAGAACTCAACGATCATCTTCTACCCTTCACCGAAGAACCTATTGAAATTGATGTTGCTTTAAGAGATGGGAAATTCCTTTCTGGACCAG GAACGACCAAAAGAAAGGAGCTCCATGGAACAAGAAATGTTCTTGCCCTGTCAGGATCGTGGATTCATGAAAGTGAAAGTGTCACATTGAATGCTTATAGATTCGATTTTCTTTGTGACCAAGAGGGTGAAAACTATGCTGGGTTTGTTCTCTTAATGGAATCAGCACTTGATGATGATGTAGCTTGTTCTAAAATGGATCTATTCCTGATCCCTAATAAAATGGTGTACACCACCGTAACTCCGTGTGGAAAAGTTCAACTGGACAAAAAACAG CTACGTGACGGGAAGTTGTTCCAAGAATTCTTTTTCAATGGAATATTTGGTAGATTATTTCATGGATCTCGAACAAGTGGAGTGCAAAGGGAATTTCTTTTCAGAAAAGGTCATGAAATACAATGGAGCTCAGAGAGCATGTACTTACTTTTACCTTTGAGGCACTCACCACACATCCAGCAAGATTTAAACATATACTGGGAGGCAGTTGAATCCTGCACCCAGGCGGTGGAGCAGTTGAGAAATTTGTATCTGGAAGATGAAAATATCCGTGCAAATTTTATTCAACATAGAAGTATCAAGGAGAAAGACATTATTCATCTGGCCAACAAATCTCTTCATTTTTCTAGCATCAAAGATTCAGTTGTGCTATCGCTTCATACTGGAAGGATATACTCTGTTCTTGACTTGATCTATGACACAACTGCTGAAGACTCGTTTGAAGAGATGTATAATGGAAAAGCTTCACCGTTTTCTTCATTCATGGACTACTACCGTGAAAA GTATGGTATTGTTATTcaacatccaaaacaaccgttgtTGCTGTTAAAGCAAAGCCACAATGCACACAATCTTCTTTTTTCAAAATCGAAGTACATAG ATGGTTCTACGGGTGATCCTTTGCTCATGGGAAAAGAGCAAATACACGCCCGGGTCCCACCTGAATTGTTAATCCACATTGATGTGACAATTGAAGTTCTCAAATCTTTTTATTTATTGCCTTCTGTAATGCATCGACTTCAgtctctcatgctagccagccAGCTCCGCAGAGATATTGGTTACACTCAACATATACCAAGTTACCTG ATTTTGGAAGCTATCACAACTTTAAGGTGCTGCGAAACATTTTCCCTGGAGCGTTTAGAATTATTGGGAGACTCAGTACTAAAATATGTGATAGGATGTGACCTGTTTTTAAGGTATCCTATGAAACATGAAGGTCATCTTTCTGATATGAGATCAAATGCTGTCTGCAATGCTACGCTTCATAAGCACGGAATCTGGCGATCCTTGCAG GGTTACGTGCGGGATAGTGCATTTGACCCACGGCGTTGGGTTGCTCCTGGGCAGATATCTTTGCGCCCTTTTCCTTGTAACTGCGGAATTGAGACTGCATTTGTTCCAACTAATGGAAGGTATATCAGCGACGACCCATCTTTTGTCGTTGGAAAACCATGTGATAGAGCTCACAGATGGATGTGCTCGAAAGCAATATCTGATTGTGTTGAAGCCCTAGTTGGAGCATATTATGTCGGTGGTGGCATAGTTGCTGCACTTTGGGTTATGAAGTGGTTCGGTATTGAAATAAAATGCGATAGGAAGTTGGTACAGGAAGTAAAGCTCAACGCATCTTATATATGCTACTTACCTAAAATAAGTGTTATTGAGGAGTTGGAAGCAAAACTGAAGTACAACTTCTCAGTCAAGGGCCTTCTACTGGAAGCCATAACTCATCCATCTCTGCAGGAATTAGGGGTTGACTACTGTTACCAG CGTCTGGAATTTCTGGGTGATTCTGTGCTGGATCTACTAATTACACGCTATCTCTATGTTACCCATACTGATGTTGATCCTGGAGAATTGACAGACTTACGTTCCGCTTTGGTTAGTAATGAGAATTTTGCAGAAGTAGTTTTAAGAAATAACATTCACAGTCATCTACAGCATGGGTCTGGAATACTTTTGGAGCAAATCACAGAATATGTTAGATCCAATTTGGAGTGCCAAGGGAAGGTTAATAAATTCCTTCAACATGCTACATGTAAAGTACCTAAG GTGCTTGGAGACATTATGGAAAGCATTGCCGGTGCAATATTTGTAGACACAGATTTTAATGTTGATGTGGTTTGGAAGATTGTTGAACCGTTGCTTTCCCCAATGATAACCCCTGATAATCTTGCATTGCCACCTTATCGCGAGTTGTTAGAGCTGTGTAGTCACCTTGGTTATTTCATAAATTCAAAATGCAGTAGTAAAGGAGAAGAAGTAAGTATAGAGATGTCAGTGCAATTACGAGATGAACTGCTGATAGCGCAAGGACAAGACAGAAATAAGAAGAGTGCAAAGGCAAAAGCAGCAGCTCGTATATTGGCAGATCTGAAG AAAAGAGGCCTTTCAATGAAACAATGTCCTTCTAAAGCTAAGCAGTCGGGTATTATATCTTCGGACCAGCAGTATCCTTTGGCAAGT TTGGAATCACCACTTGATTATTGTCAGGTGAATGTCAATCCTAGCCTAGGAGGCCTTCCCTCACTGAAAGAAGCAG TTGTTCTTCGGCTCAAAATGGACAAAGGTGGACCACGAAGTGCTCTTTTTAAGCTATGCAAGAGGTTGCAGTGGCCAATGCCAGAATTCGAATTTGTGGAACAAAGGTTCAG GACTCCTATTGTTCTGGACGGGGTAACCACAACGAACTTCAATAGCTTCGTGTCAACCATCACCTTGCACATACCTGATGTAGCAGCCATTACACTTCAAGGTGAGCGGCGAACTGACAAAAAGAGTTCCCAGGATTCAGCATCGCTGACAATGCTCCACAAGCTTCAAGAGCTCAAGGTCTGTATATGCAAGACTTAG
- the LOC125508737 gene encoding uncharacterized protein LOC125508737, which yields MSRPHLPKDHAFPRANGFFDRRLCEIEEADAAAALAADQSWSGSPSQSTSPSSASSLPMSSCGQYMLHRVGKFDTLAGVAIKYGVEVADVKRLNSLSTDLQMFAHKTLRIPLPGRHPPPPFQQNGSYECDDRECTPRRLHDDLLESVLRTPRHKVSPAMSLLQGYYGLTPPPKRDPTQEGTEMPVYGKGKSISLVDEPWSAETPSPNTFMFEHRKPRSQTMGSLVNGESEENGDGERPIRRRPKADGELLPREENGSALLSRAGKGLALRPKSGTRPDMNKSHQNLIAMSEPSFDGGLQTVKKSSSTPEFQEPESNSSSSSIWSASKWSLKPDAFALPLFDSIPKPIAAWKNKAARD from the exons ATGAGCCGCCCCCATTTGCCCAAAGACCACGCCTTCCCGCGCGCGAATGGGTTCTTCGACCGCCGCCTCTGCGAGATCGAGGAGGCGGACGCCGCGGCCGCCCTAGCCGCCGACCAGTCCTGGTCGGGGTCGCCGTCGCAGTCCACCTCcccgtcgtcggcgtcgtcgcTGCCGATGTCGTCGTGCGGCCAGTACATGCTGCACCGGGTCGGCAAGTTCGACACCCTCGCCGGCGTCGCTATCAAGTACGGAGTTGAG GTAGCTGACGTCAAGAGGCTGAATAGCCTCTCGACTGACCTCCAGATGTTTGCACACAAGACGCTGCGGATTCCACTCCCTGGAAGGCATCCTCCTCCACCTTTCCAGCAGAATGGTTCATACGAGTGTGATGACAG GGAATGTACTCCACGGCGTCTTCATGATGATCTATTGGAATCAGTTTTGCGAACACCAAGACACAAGGTTTCGCCAGCCATGAGCCTTTTGCAGGGATACTATGGTCTCACACCACCCCCAAAGAGGGATCCAACACAAGAAGGCACTGAGATGCCAGTATATGGAAAAGGCAAATCAATTTCCTTGGTTGACGAGCCGTGGTCTGCAGAGACACCAAGTCCCAACACGTTCATGTTTGAGCATAGGAAACCCAGAAGCCAGACAATGGGTTCTCTTGTGAATGGCGAGTCTGAGGAGAATGGAGATGGTGAAAGGCCAATAAGGAGGCGCCCAAAAGCTGACGGCGAGTTGCTACCTAGGGAGGAAAATGGCAGTGCCTTGTTGTCACGGGCGGGAAAAGGCCTCGCATTGAGGCCAAAGTCGGGCACTCGACCAGACATGAACAAGAGCCATCAGAATCTTATCGCGATGTCGGAGCCTTCGTTTGACGGCGGGCTTCAAACCGTAAAAAAATCGTCGAGCACCCCTGAGTTCCAAGAGCCAGAGAGCAACAGCAGCTCCTCGTCCATATGGTCAGCAAGCAAGTGGAGCTTGAAACCAGACGCTTTCGCCCTCCCTCTTTTTGACAGCATTCCAAAGCCAATCGCTGCTTGGAAAAACAAGGCGGCCCGAGATTAG